The sequence gcACAGCTCATTGCTAAGGTTTAAAAGTACCTGGCCAGCTTTATAAAATATAAGTATACAGCTTGATCACATTTTTATGTTCTCTATGACACAAAATGGGTTGACATTCATACGATGAGAGGACACTGATGGGGCAACAGTCTAAAGTCTCAAAGCATTGATTGTATAGACATCTGAACATGTAAATCAACACTTAATAAGAACCTTCATAGGTGAGGTATCCGTTTTAAAGTGTCTCTTTTCAAAGTACCCAGCCAAGTGACACATGGCTGAACATCATGTCTGAGCTGTCTCACAAGCAGCTTCCTGCTCAGAGTCACATTTATTTGTCAGCGTCCCAACCTCAATTGTTCTCTCTGTCAGCAGCCGTCTGGTATCTGCATTGTTGATCTTGTCAGGTTGGTTTCTATCTTCGTCAGCTGAGCACAGGTCCTCTTGGCTTTCCAAGTCACTCATCTGGCCCTCCCCGAACTCCAGAATGGTTGGCAAGTTGCCTTGCTTGGGACATCGTTTCTTGAGGCTGACCAAAAAGGGCTGCGGCAAAGAAAAGATATCCACGTTGTTGCCCAGATCAATCCACGTCACGCTGGAGAACTTCTTGGGGTCCTTCAGCGTTTCTGTCAGGTCCCGAAGGATTGCTTTGGTGAGTCTGTTGCCGTTCAGGGAGAGAGTGGTGAGGTGAGGCAGGGCACTGAGGATGGGCAGAAGTTGAAGGAACATCTCGTCGGTCAGCTCCGTAAAGCACAGCTCCACATTGTCGATGTGCTCTGAGCTGTGCTGGAGGTATGAGATGATGCGGTCCAAGTCCTTCAGTGTCAGAGGGATGCCAGAGAGATCCACTGTGTTGTTCTGAGGCGTCCCCACCAGGATAGCTTTCAAGCTGCAGAGAAACAAAATGACAGACAAACAGTTAACATGGGCACTCATCATTTTGCTAAGAAGCATCACTTCTTGTATGCTGGACAGTACAATGACTCATTCAAACAGGATACGTAACTGAGGGCAACCCCTCTCTGTCAGGCCTGGATTTTTGAATCCGATTTTGTGTGCAAGCTTGCAAATGGATGGCAGCCAAAACCAATGTATTCAAAGATTGTTGCTGTTTCAATTACAAGCATACGGAAGCTTTCTTCTGGAGTCCCTTGCAAGGTCCTGGAGCTGAACGTTCaactgcttttaaaatttcaaaaatggaaaaagaCTATGAAGCATTTGAGCAGAAAAACAGGAATTCTCGCCTGTGTGACAATATTCACGCTTGGCACTTATTTATACATTGCGAAGCCCTTCGTCAAAGGGAATAAGCTTTGCTcggttttacaggtggggaaactgaggcacagagcaaagGCATGGTAGAGGCAGACCTAAAAGCTAGATGCCTGACTCCAATTTAGTACTTCCAGTGATTTATTAACAAGGACTACGATTAATCTTTTGACTTGAATGCTGTGGTGATGAACGCTATAGAAAAACCTTTAGATAGATTAGTCTCATGATGCTCCTGCGGAGGCTGATAAGCATCTCTGCCAGATTGGAGTTATACAGATCAACATTGCTTTTAAAGTGCAGCAAGGATCTAGCTATATTAGGGTAACCTAACCGCCGTGGGTATCAGTAGCTGAGGCCTTAACACTAATGAATTCGGAGACGGAGGGAGTTCTATCAGTGTTAATCACTCGAGAAATCACAGGTAATTAAGTTGGCACATCTGCCCCAATGATCGTACCAAATCAGCCCGCTGTGCATATGGCTCTGACTTTCCTCACACTCTGAGCTAAAGAACAGTTTTGCTGAATTTACCATTAACATTGCCGGTGTTGCCAGCTTcacattttctctttatttacCTAGGGCCTCTGTTCATGACTTGCTGTGTAAATGGAGAAGTAAACCCTTTCCCTGGCATTTTTAGACTGTGAACAATGATTCAAGGTGTCCACACtgtgcccaaaaaaaaaaagagtgttcTTAACTTGCAATATCTAATgcgtgttaaaaatagcagtgactATACAGCAGCTGTTGAACTCCGCTTGAGAGAGCCTTCAGGGGAAGCTGCTGTGTCCTTACTGTTATCTGAACTTGAGCGAACTAACATACCTTTTATTGgccgtgtagacgtaccctgaacACTGAAAGGCAGTC comes from Caretta caretta isolate rCarCar2 chromosome 17, rCarCar1.hap1, whole genome shotgun sequence and encodes:
- the LRRC75A gene encoding leucine-rich repeat-containing protein 75A isoform X2, which translates into the protein MGTKQTKGCQPPGAGESPQSHNPGSRKKMPARDRGDFLASFMVKSSDKFGKSGGNLPPYHRRISMIQDMLLLVKQGKQEEATELLKHLRQDLGMESTSLDDVLYRYASFRNLVDPITHDLIISLARYIHCPKPEGDSFGAMEKVCRQLTYHLSPHSQWRRQGIMKRKSQSCLKAILVGTPQNNTVDLSGIPLTLKDLDRIISYLQHSSEHIDNVELCFTELTDEMFLQLLPILSALPHLTTLSLNGNRLTKAILRDLTETLKDPKKFSSVTWIDLGNNVDIFSLPQPFLVSLKKRCPKQGNLPTILEFGEGQMSDLESQEDLCSADEDRNQPDKINNADTRRLLTERTIEVGTLTNKCDSEQEAACETAQT
- the LRRC75A gene encoding leucine-rich repeat-containing protein 75A isoform X1, encoding MGTKQTKGCQPPGAGESPQSHNPGSRKKMPARDRGDFLASFMVKSSDKFGKSGGNLPPYHRRISMIQDMLLLVKQGKQEEATELLKHLRQDLGMESTSLDDVLYRYASFRNLVDPITHDLIISLARYIHCPKPEGDSFGAMEKVCRQLTYHLSPHSQWRRQGIMKRKSQSCVTLFSWVSTTTPESLFPRTESPVLLKAILVGTPQNNTVDLSGIPLTLKDLDRIISYLQHSSEHIDNVELCFTELTDEMFLQLLPILSALPHLTTLSLNGNRLTKAILRDLTETLKDPKKFSSVTWIDLGNNVDIFSLPQPFLVSLKKRCPKQGNLPTILEFGEGQMSDLESQEDLCSADEDRNQPDKINNADTRRLLTERTIEVGTLTNKCDSEQEAACETAQT